The DNA region AATAGGTTACAAACGCTTgacagatatatatatatatcagtaAATAAAGTTTCGTTTTTAAGAAAAATCTAGATCCATATAATGTATATTTTTGTCAGAGATCGCTGAGGGCTAGTTGTTCTGTGATCTTGCACCACATTAGACTTTTTTCCCCAGCAAATTTTCATATGTGAAATATGATAATCCAAAGGCAAATCCTAATAGTGCCTGTATTTCTAAAATCAATAAACCAGGCTCTGCTTGTTGGGAAGGACTTTGGAGCTCTGCCGGTATTCATTCTAGCCGCACTCCATCCTGAAAGAGTGGCTGGAGTTGTAACACTAGGCATCCCTTTCATGGTACCTGGACCATCTGTTGTTCAGATGCTTGATAACCTTCCAAATGGGTTCTACGTAAAAAGATGGCAGGTAATCCCTTCTTTGCAATCAAGACGACAAAATAAAGATATCATCTTTTCTTTAAGAACAATGTCCGGTGACAGCTTATCCCATTGCTCCATTTAGGTGCCCGGCCGAGCTGAAGCGGATTTTGGCCGATTTGATGTGAAGACGGTGATAAGAAGGATTTACACTCATTTCTCAGGAAGTGAGCTGCAAGTAGCTGCTGATGATCAGGAGACCTTGGACTTGGTTGACCCATCGACTCCTCTGCCACCCTGGTTGACCGAGAAAGATCTCTCTGTTTATGCTTCTTTATATGAAAAATCAGGTTTCCGTACTGCATTGACGGTTCCCTACAGGTAACCTGATAAACCCCAAATTTAAGCCACTTACTACAAGGTGTCATATTATTGTAGTAAACAGGTTGCGTTGCCACTGCATATGCAGGACTTTTGGAGAAGAATGCATTACTACTGATCCCAAAATCAACTGTCCATCTTTGTTGATTATGGGTGAGAAGGATTATGTTCTCAAGTTCCCAGGGTTAGAGGACTTCATACGGTCCGGGCAGGTGAAGAATTTCATGCCTAACTTGGAGATCATCTTCAGCGAAGAGGGAAACCATTTCATTCAAGAACAGCTTCCAGAGCAAGTGAATCACCTCATCATTACCTTCCTTAACAAATGTAGCACCTGAAGATTGCCCAAGTGTTTTAAGTGTCCTATTTGGAAAGAATAAATCCTACATGGGTAGGCCCAAAATGTTGGATAAACTTGTCTGAATAATGGTGTAATCAGCTAATCTGAGCTAGAAACATGTTTCTCTACTTCTGGTTTTAATAATTCTGggtttcaatttatatatatgtacattGAAAATATAGTTTAGAACATCCAAGCATTGTTAACAAATCAATCCATCAGTGTAAGCGTGGCCGTGATTAATGCCAATGGCATGCCTCAAAAAACCACTAACATGAGTTCTGGTACTATACAACAATCTCCCTCAAATTATTGACTATGCTCTTTCAGTTGTTTGAAACTTCAGAGTTCATAAGCTGGGAACCGAGCCTCAGGAGGTTCTAACATGTCCAGAAAAAGATAGGCCATACCTCCAAGCCCTTCAAATAGGGAGTGAGGGTTATCACCTCCATGCATCTCTCTTTTTGCTATAAGTTGGTGAGCTCCATCAAGAAGAAAGCAAGCAAATGCTTTAGCTCTATATAAGAACTCCAAGTTTCCTGTCAGGTGATAGAGTGACAGAAACATATATGCATTCCCACTAATTCCATGGCATATCCCAACTCTCTTTAGCAGGCCACGCTTCCACACCACCTCCGCTGCATCCTCAGCTGCTTCAAGAAATTCTTTATCCTCAAAAACCTGAAATTTCGACATGTTTtgcaaaaaatttaagaaaaaaactacAGAAAGAGCAGGCTGAAAAAAACACAGAAAATTTTTCTTGAACTCACCCTAAAATTACCAAAAGAGCAGgccggaaaaaaaaaaacagaaaattttaattgaaccTCTATATAATTCACAAAAGGGTTGAGTTCAACTAATTAATGTGGAAAGTCTGAGATAACCACAAGAAAGAAAGATTACATTTGAAATCTATATAAACTAATGAATTACTTCAAGTTTATTAAGCCCAAAACTAAGGTTATTTTCCAAAACAATTCTAGATATTATAAACAAAACAGGCATCAGAATTCAGAATAACTTGAGCTTGCTATAGAGGCTAAATTTTCTGAAGTAGAACAGACTGCACATCATGTCACACACACAAGCCAAAAATCAACCATTCTGCATTAATAAAAAACAGTTCTGTGAATTCTGATAAACATATACCTTTGCTGCCTTCACAAGTGTGAGGCCAACACCAGGAGCACCATGACACCAGTGCACAAGAACATCCATCTCCCTGTCTTCTTCACTCACAGGGTAGTTCCCACTGAGAAAACGGTtcttaattacatatttaagtGTGGCCTTGACTTCCTCAGCCTCATCTGGCTTCAATACAAAGTCCATTAAAACATGCATGATACCAGCTAAACCATGTGCAGCACCCCAATACCTTGTTCCATACCATTCGTACATTAATGGGGGTCCTCCTCTTTTGGCCAATTTTCTTCCATCCTTAAAAATCTCATCTATAATGGCACGCTAAACAAACATTACCGCATAGttaaaaaacagaaaaccaTAAAGCCCATGAACCTATAACTGATCAGGTAAATGTGAGTCTTACAGTGGTTGTAGAAGGAACAGTCCCATCACCGATATGTTTGTTCAAGAACAAACAAGACCATAAGTATCCGACTCTTCCATACAATAACTCATTAGGGACATTCCGGGACAGCTTAATCTGTTTGATCGTTCAAATTATCCTTAAGTTTAACATCAAGAACtaaaaacaaagtaaataaataaatcaacttTAATGACACAATAACATTGAAAATTGAGTAAACACACGAATTTACCCCTCTGAATTGAGTCAAATAATAGTTGAGCAACTGCTCGTTGCCAGCATATTTAGCTGCCACAGCACCGAGGGCACAAACACCAGCACGCCCACAAATAAAAGTCACATCCCTATCAATGACAATATAACAAATAAGTAATAGTAACATCTAGGTTGAAGTTATCTAGTATGAAAACACTCTATACGCCCTATTTGCAcaacatttaaattaaaaacaaaaaatcagaGATGAAAAGAATACCGAGAAGCTGAAGAAGAGGAGTCACAAGCTTTAACAATCTCTAAGCAAAGACCAAGATCATTCTGATTTTTATCAACATGATAGGCTTTGAAAAGCAAGAAAGCCGTACCAAGAGCACCGCTATAAAGACTAAAGTCACGAACGTGTTGTCCGGTTAAACCCCACGTCTCTATCACAATctggaaacaaaacaaaacaattccACAAACAGTTGATCGGCATCCAAAAAGAACCCaataatacagaaaaaaaaaaaaaaagaaagaaagggggGCTACCGTTTCTTTGAGGTCAAGAGCAGCTCGTTTGAATCTTTGAGAAAGAGAAGGGTATGACATTGAAAGAAGCCCCAAGAGAGAATCCCCAGTTGTCTCATTTTTTTGCTCAGTTGTTTCTTCAGCAAAATCTGGCATTACATTTGGAAAGAATCGATCAGACATCTCTTAGCGAGCTCAAAGAAATTATCAGTAGAGAGAATGTTAGGAATGGTTGAACTCTTTGTCTCCTTTTTTAAGCAAGGTTGAACTCTTTGTTGGAGAAGCTATTTACACGTGGAAAAATTGTGTACGTGGCGGGATTTTTAAATGACCAATTTAAGCAGCTTTATTAAACGTGTCAGGCCTgaggaaaaggaaaataataataaaaaggttaaaaaagtAATTTCGAAAAATGCGGTGAGCGTGGATCGAACACGCGACCTTCAGATCTTCAGTCTGACGCTCTCCCAACTGAGCTATCCCCGCGGTGACACTggaaaattaatcttttttggTAGTATAGTTTTctaagtaaatattaattaaaattaacttccAAGGTTTCAAAGCGAAGACTTTTTATCCGTATTTTCGTTTTCGATCCGAACAAAAGGATCTCCTCCATACATAAACTCAAACTCAGATACAGTGAGATCCAAACAACCACAAACCTAATGGAAATGGAGTCATATGACACACTAAACAGTGATGGCCAACCACACACATCATTGGATTTCCATGACGACGTCGACGGCAACATCCTCTCCTCTCAATCCTACGACTCTCCTCCTGCTGCTGCTTCTTCCGACAGCGTGTCACACTTTGATACCACACATGAGGCTGATTTTTTCGAGTCGGCTAATGGTAACCATCCATTTGAATCCACCGGTGTGAATGATCCGTTTGAGTCCGCCCATGTCACTGCCAATGACAGTGGTGTTGATGCGGCTGGTCATCATGATCATGATAATATTTTCGTTTCTGATGAGCCCATTTTGCCTCCCCCCGAGATGATGGCCGAGGAAGGCTTCGCTCTCCGCGAGTGGCGCCGGTTAGTTTCTCCAGTACTCTGTCTTTCCTTATGATGTTTTGAGCGTGGTGTATATTGATACTCTTGAATGTGAGACCGTCACATTTTGCATGCATTATTTGATGGTTGTGTCTGCTTTTATGTCCATTACTAAAACTTTATTCAGTTTACATGGCTGGTTAGGAGGTCGTCAAGACAAAAGAcaatataatattgaatattgttttggGTATCGATCTGAGATCTTACGCTGATTAATTTTGACAGACGTTTACTCAGAAATTATGTTTTACTCTTCTTTAGCCTGGCTATATGGGCATCAAATATCTGCAGATTGTGAAACCTTGATTTCAAATGGTGCAGTCAAAATGCCATTCATCTTGAGgaaaaggagaaaagagagaaagagatgcGGAACCAAATTATTGAAGAGGCTGAAGAGTATAAACGAGCTTTCTATGAGAAAAGGAAGCTCAACATGGAAACTAACAAGACTCGtaatagagaaagagagaaggtaaaacttcaaaaaatttGTCTAATTGGATCTTGTTTTGGTGATTTTAGGATCCTTTTGCAGTATCTGTGGTTTGGATGAAGGAATTTCTATATTTGTGTAGCTCTACTTGTCGAACCAAGAAAAGTTTCACAAAGAAGCTGACCAACATTACTGGAAAGCAATAGCGGAGCTCATCCCTAACGAGGTTCCTAATATTGAGAAGAAAAGAGGGAGGAAAGATCCTGACAAGAAGCCTTCAATCGTGGTCATTCAGGGTCCAAAACCTGGGAAACCGACTGACCTTACTAGGATGAGGCAATCGTTTATGAAGCTGAAACATAAACCACCATCTCATATGATGCCTCCCCCGCCAAAAACTGCCAAAGATGGCAAGGGTGCAAAGGACGGAAAAGATGCAAAAAATGCTAAGGATGAAAAGGATGCTAAGAACGAGAAAAATAGTACACGAACTGATCAAGCTAGGAATGTGCCTGCTTCATCACCCACTAAAGATGCAGCTGCAGCAGGAAAAACACCCAGATCACCTGCTAAAGAAGCTTCCCCTGACAACTAATTCGGAGACTCGTGCATTACTTGCGTGAAGAGGCTGCTTCTGAATCCGTGATCACTCTGTGATGAGGCATCATATTATTTAGTTGCTAATTTCTTTGCCGAATTTTTGAATCCTCTACTAAACCAGTCTGTATGGAGAATAAAAGCAGCTTGGGCTATGATGAGCTTTCTTCCTAACTTGCTCAAAGATTTTGTAGGCgaaattcttttatttcttacACTTAAtgtttatgtatctaaatttttGTAGAAGTCTGCATATTCTCTGCACCGTTTGTTTTGTACCTATGTTTTCCTGTGATGAGCTGTGAACTTCTTGATTCGGTCTAAGAAAAGCAGTGGTAGTTGAACAGTGACAGGCCATAACTCTAGAATGAGTGAATTTCTTTTGCCCTTTGGAAAACTTTCCTTGCCCCTAATTAAATTGAGAGAAGGCAGCATTGCTCTGCTTCCTCCCCAATCACTGACTTTTTTTAGATTGTGCCCTGGTAGAATGTGTTGTATTGATAACCGATGGAGCTCCTGGTATAGGCAGCGTCGTAGGACTCTGGTTTGCTAGTTTGACCGCCAACAAGTGTAACCTTTTTACAAAAAATGCAAGGCAAGGTGCAATTTGTGTAGACTTTGTTGGCCCAATCAGACAATGTTATAAGTGTTTGCTGAAGACTGAAAGCTGGGATCCAAAAAATGGTGACAGATGGCAAAGTCTGCGTTGATTGATGACAAGATTTTTACCAGAAATAATCAGATCTGTCggacaaattatatattagattGATTCAATGCCTGCGGGTACacctttttttcaaatatattaaatcgAAAAATAACATGTTACTCTATCAAACTTTTTCAGATAAAATTTCTTCTAAAAAAACAAGGCCCggtgactatttcccaccttaAAAAGTTCATTTGATCATCCATCATTTACTTTCATTAACGAAAATTGTTACACGAAGAGATGGGAGATCATATTTGCATAAACCTACAAAATGGTGGATTGAAAAAGATGTGAAGGCCGGAAGGCGGCATGCCAAAGCACTGCTGAATGCACATAGATGGAGGCACAAATGTGGACACGAGGGCAAAGATGCTACTATGCGATCTAGAGGAAGACTGGCGCATAGGCAACCAAGGTGCAAGGCAAGTGGCACTATCGCAAAGGCAATGACTAGTTGATGGTGGAGATTGGAGGTTGTACATTATAGTTGTTTGAccaaaaaacattttttcacttatttgtgacgtaaatcatattttttttatttaaattaaactttgttaataaaaatggCTCAGTGTAACACCCCTTtctaattagaatattttattaacaaaattagtatgaaaaaaataaaataaaatgatataaataatgaaGAATAGTAGAggtaataattataaaaaccttaataatcaaattttgtttcaggacaaatttaattttttctctctctctctcaaagtACCATCCCAAACAACGTCAATATTTCTACCACAAATCCTCTCATCATCATCGTCAATTTTGAGTCTCTTTCCACCTCTACACCAATACTCCTTCACCGCCCGCCTCCTTGACCACCACAATCTCTAGTAAACATCACCTTCCAGTCATTATCTTGACACAATTTGTTATTGTGATCATCTCTCTTCATTATATTTGGTCATAGCCCAAAGGTTTGTCGTGAACAAGTGGTGGGATAATCTAGACTTGTCATTTCAGTTGACTTATAACTAACCAAATTATGCAAAACTTCGTCAAGAAGGGATGTTGTTGCCTTTTCAAAGTCCAAGAGGCCAATGCAGATTCGCATAGTTGTTTCCTAAGCAGGTCCATACTATATGGAGTTGCTAaaataaatagaagaaaatatgttGCCAGGTTTTGTCGAAAACGATTAATGAATAAAGGAAACCCGAACTTGCCCAATATAGCAACTTCATAAATCAATTTGTGCTAATAAGAGCACCAAGAAGTCACTCGCGTTCGAAGCCAGAGATTTCTGCTCAGTTTCAAAGGATCATTCAACACACTGGAGCCAAGGTACCCATAAAGAGCTTCTTTGGAAGGATTCTTGCTTTTTCGAAGCACATGACCCTTATTTGACTGGTTGTGCTTGGCTGATTGCTTACTTTCTTATCCCATCCACCCTCCTTCGTCTAATTCCAAGTGATGTtgcccttttttcttttttaattttaagaaataaaaatgataacttTGCCCTTCGacgtttgattttgattgaacAGAATGTGATTTATATCTATCACGAAATAAAAAGGTTTTTTGGGCCAAAACTTTAGGGGCTAAGTAGAAAATGTATCAGTTAAACGCTTAAATCCCAAAATTTTCTCACCTTACATAGTTACATGAGTTATCGACAAAAGCATCTAggttttataattgaatttggaACACTCAatcataatgataataataCCGTGCCAAGTGGAGACCAATTAATTTTGCTTCAGCTGCAGAAAACAGAGGACAAGGCTCCGCAACCTCACCTTGTGTTGTGTCCAAACACAACACAACAAGTCGATGCTAAAAGCCTAAATTCATTAGAAACAAACACAGGGTCCACAATGTTACATTACTATTACATATACTATTCTTGTACGCTCTCTCTCCTTTTGAGAGGGCTACAATATCTACAATACCCACTTGCACACTAAGAATGGCACCAaatgaagttgaaaaaaaaaagaaaagaaagagcaTTGGATGCTGTCCAATAGCTACTTTTCTTTCCTGAGAaatgtgttttaaaaaaaacccaaaagagAAAGACTAGTTATTAGAAGTTGAAATTGAGGCGAGATGTGTAAGTTGCTTTTGGAGACCAGTTCCTTGGAATTACATCCCTTGCAGAGAGAGCTCTTCCTGTTGAAAGTGTTGCTATCTTCACTGAGAATGGTCCCTTCAAGGGTCCCCCAATAATACACCAGGTTGCTCCCCATACATGATTCATCTGCAACCACTGGCTGGAACTTGCCTGCcatttttgagaaattaaaatcagtttctaattaaatatatagacaACTTTTTGGATCAAAGAGCACATGGAAATGGGTCCAGAAAATGGCTGGTGGAGGGAAGTAAAAGCTTCGGCCAACAGTGCTTTTAAGCCCATTGCACATTGGCGCCATTAAGCTCAGGACAGCATCATTATGAGCTCTTACTTACAAATAATTCGTCTGTAAAAGTTAAACAAGGGCAATATGTTTGTTGATAAATGTGAAAATGCAGCACTTTTTACTTCAAAGCATGATATTTCTTCACGCTTTTTTGATATGGGGGGATCTCTCAATTATTTCACTAGGGACATTTAacactgaaaaaagaaaaagagaagaaagataaATCTTACTTCTCTTATATGCATTGATCCCAcatctccatctccatcttCAAATTCCACCAGAATGGACAGCCAGTAATCAGTCGAACCTTCATTCACATGAAAGGCTATGTTCTTTCCAGGATATTTACACGGCGTCctgaattaattaataacaacaATTTACAACTAAAATAAACATATCTTTATGAGGAAGTAGATGACTGCGAAGCCAGCCAGCCGTTAGAACAAAGTAAAAGAGAGAAATACCGCCTGTAGATGACTGAGAGCTCTCCTCGGTTTCGGAGCTGGGGACCCTCACCAGCTATGGCCATGCGACCAAAGGCTGCACCGCTGAGATCAAAGTGGGTGTGGCCATTGGAGCAGTATCCACCCGGGCACTCGTCGGTTACAATTATGGTGACTGCCCTTCTTGAGCAAATGCTTTTGTCCAAGCACTTCACTTTGTAACATGCCCCACACCCCTCTCCTTTCTTGAAAAGAATTGGACTCACCGAACCCACTCTGGCCCTCAGCGGCTTTACGTCCACCAATGAACCATACCCACATGCCCCTCCTGCACCAAACGTCAATAATTTGTTAGGCTATGAGAAAGCTCAACGTTGTGATTTAACCAGCCGAGTTGACCCAGCTCACTCTGAGTCAAACTCACAGCACTAACAGCAGAGAAAAAATGTTTAAGAGAAAAAACTGTAAAGGTATAATGCGGGACCTACCGTCACTACCGTCGCCTTCGGGGTCACCGTACCAGGTGGCGGTAGCGGGTTTCCAATGTGGGTCTGTGACAAGGTGTTTAATGCTGGCGGACACCACCAGAGATTTGAACGCCAACAGAAGGAACAACTTCATGACTTGCCTGAAACTGCGGCGGAACTGCATTGTGTTGATTAGTTTTGTTGGTGAAGTGAAGGAGCAGGGGCACCACCAAAACCCCACACGAACTCCGTCAATTTCGCAGCAAAAGCGGACAAACCCGAGAAAgcagtaatattaaaatgtgTTTTAGATAAATGTGTAGTGTTTCTTTTCATTGACTAGTTAAGACAGAAGCTATAGGGTCAAGGCTTTGCGTCAGATACTTACTATTTACACACACGGCTAAGTTTGAAaacctaaattattattaaataatttttaaaagggggaaggactattttccacctaattttgatacattttcaaaatgtcactcatagcaaataaaaattcatttttcccaCTCATGAGCtattaaaatggatgatatttgtttgtataagggtaaaatatttattttacccttgttagatgaaataacaaaaatacccctcaatttaatctCTCAAAATTGATatgagggttttaccattcaccccccttaggttttaaaaactaacatttttaccttatctaaagtttttaaactttaaaaactaacattttcacccccaaacctagggttttcatatttttcaaaatacagtcgccccccataactttcaaaactagcatttcaccctcattcttcaacttcatctctcgACATTTTCTCCGgtgtcgtcaccggcctcctccttctcctgatgcgacggcggtggtgcgacgaagagacggagatttTTCATCGcacaatgcgacgaagagacctctcttcgtcgctcgtcgtccagatctgggagatcgctcgacgaaggtctctcttcttctctcttcatcGCTCGTCgcgtcatccttcgtctgttcttccagatctagacgacgcttcatcgtccAGATTTGGGCGACGAAaggtcgtcctttgtagtcagagatgggagatcggtcgaatgcgtcgaCCGTCggtggtggtcggagaaggaagcaaacgtcatgggtgaaatctaaactttttaaactttgaggatgggttagttcttagtttttaaaacttggaggggggaaactgtaaaattttaaagttttaaggttttaaatagcaaatgacgattttgcccctattcctaactgaaaaattagacgGCAGTTTGCTCATGGATGGGAAaaatggattttcatctgccgtagatggcattttgaaaatgcatcaaaagttaggtgggaaatagtccttctccctttttaaaaactcaaatacttatttataaataattttttgattaaaaaatttagtcaaaattaagaataaaatcattattttataaaaaatttaaaaaggctaaacttttataatattttgctctcttaattttaaaactcataatttttctctaaattttttttcaaagtttgaaatctCACCATTTttctctgatttttttttctttcaactacTCACTCTTTTTGTCTATCGACCgactttttctctttcttctccttcacCAATCGACTTTTCTTATaccaattttacctttatcggAGATGAAGACCATCATCTCTATCTTAGACAAAAACTAAGGTTTTCGTCTTAgcaaagagacaaagatcttctcttcttttgagATGAAGATGACAGTCTTCATCTTAGATGAAAGATGGAAGTAGGTAACTAGCGAAAGGACAAGAAGAAGAGAAGGTTCAGTCGACGATCAGAAAAAATCATccccaaagaagaaaaaatctaggtgaaaaatagttattttttaaatttaaaaaaaaatgattggagaaaattatgagaattttgaattgaaagagaaattatgacaaatatttatttttaaatttttaattaaataatatttttatctataaatttaactaaaatttttaataaaaaattatttataaataaatatttaaactttttaaagttagtgGGTAACACAGGTTTTAGTAGACCTTGGTAAGGAGTAAGTATTTTGGCCTCTAcatgtatacacacacacacacacgaaAGGAAGGAAGGCTTTCTCTGCTCTAGGTGGCCATGTGATAAATGGGTTTTGGAATTATGCGCTGGagtattaaagataatttaaggGAGGCTAAAGCACTGTTCCCTCTCAggttttaaagtaattttaaaaatatatttatgagaattaaaaaacttaaatatttatctatagaataattttgcttaaaattttaattaaaaacataagtaaaattattattttatattaaattctaaaaatttattttattactcctttttagtttaaaaaactaatatttttctttatgaataaactttgaaaaactatatTATACGCTTCTAGGGTTTCAACTTTTAGGCAATGTCTCCCTCTCTAGCAACCGACACCCCGACACCCTCTAGCcgtctttctttcttcttccaatCTCATCCTcatctgaaaaaataaaacttcatCTGAACGAAGAGAATTTATCTAAACAATTTTCATCTTCGTAGATTATAGATAAATCGATATAGACAAGAAATTATCTTTATCGAGCAACAATGAGACCAAAGTGATGATAAGATCgaatcaacaataaaattagatattcaaGCAATTTCTAGAATCAACAGCAAGACCAAATCTTTGAGTGATTTATGGAATCAACAATGAAACTGAAGATGATTTCTCATCTTTGTTGAATCATCTGGAATCAACAAAGATGAGTTTATCCAGACAAACTTTGGATTTTCCAAACAAGAATGAGACcgaaagaagggagagagacaACCGGAGGTTGTCGATTGTTGGAGAGAGAGAGGTTGTCTGAAAAGTTGAAACCTTAAGGGGTAAAAtacagtttttaaattttaattatagaaaaaattattagttttttaaactaagagaaaaaataaataaaatttttaagattttgtgtaaaataaagattttatcattacttctaataaaaaatttaaaaaaaattaatttataagagaatatttgaattttttaactgtcatatatatatatatatttttgagattagaGTAAAACTTAGATGACAAGTTGTCTGTTGGACTTTAAAGAACGGAACCTTAAAAATGTTTGGTTTGGGAAATGGAAAATGGTGGTTACAAGTTGACAGCGCAACAGATTTTATGATTGTGGTAGATTAGGAGGACTAATGTCACAtttgcaaataaataaaaattattgccCACGGCAGCTTGAGTGA from Mangifera indica cultivar Alphonso chromosome 8, CATAS_Mindica_2.1, whole genome shotgun sequence includes:
- the LOC123224089 gene encoding lanC-like protein GCL2 encodes the protein MSDRFFPNVMPDFAEETTEQKNETTGDSLLGLLSMSYPSLSQRFKRAALDLKETIVIETWGLTGQHVRDFSLYSGALGTAFLLFKAYHVDKNQNDLGLCLEIVKACDSSSSASRDVTFICGRAGVCALGAVAAKYAGNEQLLNYYLTQFRGIKLSRNVPNELLYGRVGYLWSCLFLNKHIGDGTVPSTTTRAIIDEIFKDGRKLAKRGGPPLMYEWYGTRYWGAAHGLAGIMHVLMDFVLKPDEAEEVKATLKYVIKNRFLSGNYPVSEEDREMDVLVHWCHGAPGVGLTLVKAAKVFEDKEFLEAAEDAAEVVWKRGLLKRVGICHGISGNAYMFLSLYHLTGNLEFLYRAKAFACFLLDGAHQLIAKREMHGGDNPHSLFEGLGGMAYLFLDMLEPPEARFPAYEL
- the LOC123222669 gene encoding clathrin light chain 1, yielding MEMESYDTLNSDGQPHTSLDFHDDVDGNILSSQSYDSPPAAASSDSVSHFDTTHEADFFESANGNHPFESTGVNDPFESAHVTANDSGVDAAGHHDHDNIFVSDEPILPPPEMMAEEGFALREWRRQNAIHLEEKEKREKEMRNQIIEEAEEYKRAFYEKRKLNMETNKTRNREREKLYLSNQEKFHKEADQHYWKAIAELIPNEVPNIEKKRGRKDPDKKPSIVVIQGPKPGKPTDLTRMRQSFMKLKHKPPSHMMPPPPKTAKDGKGAKDGKDAKNAKDEKDAKNEKNSTRTDQARNVPASSPTKDAAAAGKTPRSPAKEASPDN
- the LOC123224090 gene encoding bifunctional epoxide hydrolase 2-like → MEKIQHTHVEVRGVKLHVAEVGTGPKVVVFLHGFPEIWYSWRFQMIAVANAGYRAISIDFRGYGLSDHSAVPEKTTYMDLVQDVVALLDYFTINKALLVGKDFGALPVFILAALHPERVAGVVTLGIPFMVPGPSVVQMLDNLPNGFYVKRWQVPGRAEADFGRFDVKTVIRRIYTHFSGSELQVAADDQETLDLVDPSTPLPPWLTEKDLSVYASLYEKSGFRTALTVPYRTFGEECITTDPKINCPSLLIMGEKDYVLKFPGLEDFIRSGQVKNFMPNLEIIFSEEGNHFIQEQLPEQVNHLIITFLNKCST
- the LOC123222670 gene encoding expansin-B3-like, translating into MQFRRSFRQVMKLFLLLAFKSLVVSASIKHLVTDPHWKPATATWYGDPEGDGSDGGACGYGSLVDVKPLRARVGSVSPILFKKGEGCGACYKVKCLDKSICSRRAVTIIVTDECPGGYCSNGHTHFDLSGAAFGRMAIAGEGPQLRNRGELSVIYRRTPCKYPGKNIAFHVNEGSTDYWLSILVEFEDGDGDVGSMHIREASSSQWLQMNHVWGATWCIIGGPLKGPFSVKIATLSTGRALSARDVIPRNWSPKATYTSRLNFNF